GATGGGATGGGCGTGGGCGAGACTGAACGAAGTCTCACGCATTAACCCTGGGCTCGAAATACCACCGGAGCAGCTTCCTGACGACCTCGAAGTCTCATTCGTCCCGATGAAAGCCATTGAGGAGGAGTCCGGTCGTATTTATACGGGTGATGTGCGTCCTATAAGACAAGTCCGCAAAGGTTACACAGCTTTTGTCGAGGGTGATATCCTCTTCGCCAAAATTACTCCGTGCATGGAGAACGGCAAAATTGCTGTCGCAAGGAACCTCCACAATGGCATCGGCTTTGGAACCACGGAGCTGCACGTAGTCCGCCCAGAGAGCGGCATTGATGCCCAATACCTGTTCTACTTTTTAGTACGCCAGGACTACCGTACACAGGCTGCGCACAGCATGACTGGCACGGCAGGCCAATTACGTGTACCGGCAGACTTCCTTAGGAGCAGCTTTTTACCTCTTCCCCCCCTTAACGAGCAACGCCGCATCGTGGAGAAGCTCGAGGAGCTTCTAAGCGACCTCGATGCCGGGGTTGCCACACTCCGCCAAGCCCTTGCCAAGCTGAAGCGTTACCGCCAAGCGGTGCTGAAGGCGGCGGTGGAGGGCGAGCTTAGCCGGGAGTGGCGCGAGGCGAACAAGGACAGGCTCGAGCCTGCAAGTAAGCTGCTCGAGCGCATCTTGGCTGAACGCCGGGACCGTAGTTCAGGCAGCAAGAAGTATAGGGAGCTCGAGCCCCCGAACACCAGCGAACTCCCGGAGCTGCCGGAAGGATGGGTATGGGCCAGTGTCGAGCAAGTGGGACACGTCCAGCTTGGCCGCCAGCGCTCACCTAAGAATCGCTCAAAAGACTATCCGACACCCTATATTCGCGCCGCTAACATTACAGAGAAGGGGCTTGACCTAAGCGACGTTTTAGATATGGAATTTACCCCGCAAGAATTAGAGGTCTACCGCCTATTACCCGGTGACATTGTTCTTTCGGAGGCGTCAGGAAGTCCAGACCAAGTGGGGAAGCCAGCAATTTGGGGAGGCGAAATTGAAAACTGTTGCTTCCAAAACACAGTTATTCGGCTTAGACCTGCACTTATCAGCAGTCAGTATCTCTTGGCTGTGTTCCGAAGCTACTACGTAACTGGTGTATTCGCACGCATAGCAGGAGGAGTTGGCATAAACCATCTCAGCGCGGGAAAATTCGCCCGCATTGCTATTCCTATTGCGCCCTATGAGGAGCAAGCCTACATCGTAGCTGAAGTAGACCGCCGCCTCTCCGAGGCCGACCGCCTCGAGGCCACCCTCCAAGCCAACCTCAAGCGGGCCGAGCGGTTGCGCCAGGCCATCCTCAAGAAAGCCTTTAGCGGCGAGCTTGTACCACAAGACCCCAATGACGAACCGGCTTCGGTGCTGCTCGAGCGCATCCGGGCCAGCCGTGCTCAGGCTCCCAAGAAGGGCAAACGCAAACAGTAGGAGTCTCTATGTCCGCAGCCGCAAGTGTACTGGTGCAGAAAGTTTGGAACTATGCCCACGTCCTCCGCGACGACGGCGTGAGCTATGGCGATTACCTCGAGCAAATTACCCTGCTGGTGTTCCTCAAGATGGCTCAGGAGCGCCTGGAAATCAACCAGGCATTGGGCGAGGAAGTGCGGCCCATCGTGCCCGAGGAGTATTCCTGGCCCGTGCTGGTGAAGCTGGACGGGGCGGCGCTCGAGAGCTACTACCGCTCGGTGCTGGAGAGCCTGGGGCGGGGCGGCGGGATGCTGGGCACCATCTTCAAGAAGGCCCAGAACAAAATCCAGGACCCGGCCAAGCTCAAGCGGCTCATCAGCCTGATTGACGGCGAGCGCTGGATGGCCCTGGACGTGGACGTGAAAGGCGAGATTTACGAGGGGCTCTTGGAGCGCAACGCCCGCGACATCAAGAGCGGGGCAGGGCAGTACTTCACCCCCAGGCCGCTCATCCGGGCCATGGTCGAGGTCACCCGGCCCAGGCTGGGTTGGAAGATTGCCGACCCCGCCTGTGGCACGGCGGGTTTCCTGGTGGCGGCCTTCGAGTACATCGCGAAACACAACCCCCTGATGAACCGGGAGGAGCGCCGCATCCTGCGCGAGGAGATGTTCTATGGGGCCGACATCGTGGATGGCGTGGTGCGCCTGGCCGCGATGAACATGTACCTCCACGGCATCGGCACCGACGAGAAGGCCCTGGTGGAGGCCAGGGACTCGCTGGCCTCAGAGCCCAGCGAGCGCTATGACCTGGTGCTGACCAACCCTCCCTTCGGCAAGAAGTCGAGCATCCGCGTCATCAACGAGCGGGGCGAGGAGGAGCGTGAAGCCCTTACCTACGAGCGCCAGGACTTCTGGGCCACCACCTCCAACAAGCAACTCAACTTCGTCCAGCACATTCACTCGATGCTCAAGGTGGGCGGCACGGCGGCCATCGTAGTGCCCGACAACGTGCTGTTCGAGGGCGGGGCGGGGGAGACCGTGCGGCGCAAGCTGCTCCAGACCTGTGACGTGCATACGCTGTTGCGATTGCCCACGGGCATCTTCTACGCCCAGGGGGTCAAGGCCAACGTGCTCTTCCTGGAGAAGAAACCCGGCAGCGAGAAGCCCTGGACCAAGCAACTCTGGGTTTACGACCTGCGTACCAACCAGCACTTCACGCTCAAGGAGAACCCCCTCGAGTACCACCACCTTCTGGACTTCATCGCCTGCTACAAGCCCGGTGAAATCCACAAGCGCGAGCCCACCGAGCGCTTCCGCTGCTTCAGCTACGAGGAGCTCATGCAGCGGGACAAGGTCAATCTCGACATCTTCTGGCTCAAGGACGAGAGCTTGGAGGAATCGGAGAACCTGCCCGCGCCCGAGGTCTTGGCTCAGGAGATAGTGGAGGACTTACAAAGCGCCCTTGAGGCTTTCTCAGGGATTGCCGAGGCGCTCGAGCCGTGAGGGAGGCTGAGGCCCATTCCGTTTGCTTTGGGTGACGAAGGACCAGTACCGCCTTACGAGATGCATTAGTGTGGTTAAAAACCGCAGGTGATATCATAAGAGTAGCCCCAAAACAACTTGGGCAGCTTATAGTCCTCACCGAGGCTGGTGGGGGGAGGAGGTTTATGTATTACACCACGGGACAGGCCGCGAAGCTCTTGGGCGTGCCTCGAGAAACCGTGCAGGCTTGGGTCAAGTCTGGGAAGGTGCCGCATATACGGTGGGGTAATCGGAGGCTTGTGGACCACGAGAGCCTGCAGTTGCTCGAGCGCATCGTACAAGGCAAGCGGCAGGCAGAGAGCATCGCCAACTAAAACAAGAAAGTTCGCACACAAGGGCGGGAGTCAATCAGACCCCGCCCTTCTTCTTTGGCCGTCGGGATGAACCATCAAGCTAGGATGCCCTTCTGAGCCTCTGTAACCCCCCTAGAATCGCTTGCCCCTCTAGGTCAGGAAAGTGAGGCATAGGGGCATGCGGCTTCGCCCGACCGTAGGAGGAAGGTATGCCCATGGAGCGTAAGAGACCGGTCTTGGTGCCCAAGGCATGGAGGTATTCGAGACTGCGCAAGCGAATGCATGCGAGGACCTACCGCAGATGGGTGGGCAGAATGCATCAACTAATCGGAAAGGACCAGGCTGGACATCTGCCGCCGGGTGCCGTCACCATGACGTTCAAGGGGGACACCCGGCTGTTGTATGACCTCAGGGTTCGTGGTGCCTTTGAGAGAAGGCTCAAGGACCTTCTGCCCAACACCCCGCACGTCATCAAGTACGAGATGGATGAGGACGGGATGGGAGCGCATGCTCACGTTACGGCAAAGCCGACTATGGAAGCCTGGAGGCTAGCGAATACTGCTCATCGGCGAGACAGTCTGGTCAAGGCATGGGAAGCTGTAGAGAGCTTTCGGAGGGAAGTGCACAGTGCCAAGTATAGGGACCAGCCTCAATGGTCTGGGTATGTCGAAGAAGAGGATGCTAGCGAATGGGCTGGGTATATGGCTAAGCAGACCTACGACGGTGGGTTACGAGACACCCACGATGTAGGGAGTAGAAGCACTTGGAGGAGACAGGAAGAGCATAGGGACTGGGCTAGACGAACAGGTTGACAGTAACCATGGACGGGTGGAATAGCAAGAATAGAGGAGAAGGGAATAGCGTCAGGGAGAGAGGAGAGAGAGGGTGGAAACGAAGACGGCAACAAGAATGTAGGCCATGGACCGGCGACTACCGGCCATAGGCTAAAGGCTAGAGGCTAACGGCCTGTAGCCTGCACAACGCAAACCCCCTCGCTGCCAGCGAGGGGGTTTGGCTTCTTTATCAGGTACGTTGATGAAAACATACTACAGTAAGTACGACCAGAACAGCAAAGGCTCTGAGGAACTGGCTATGCGAGCGATGGTGCGCGCGCTAATTGCGGGAGGGTGGATTGGCGGTCTTGAGGACCAGGTGACCATCGAGCTCACCGAGGGCGTGGCCCCCTACGACGGCATTATCCGGGGTGGCGGTAAGAAGCTCAAGGTCGAGGTGGTGCGTGCATACGCCAACAGGTATGACCCCGTGACGGGCAGGCTTGTGCCCGAGGAGAACGTGCGCTTTAGCCGAGGCAAGGTGGAGCGCTGCTACAAGCACGGCACGGCTCTGCTGGTCGTCCTGTACGAGTCCGACGCCAAAGGTGCGCGAGCGCTCGAGGTCTACGCTTTCCTGCCCGGTGAGCGAGGCTATGAGGTCCTGAGGGACAAGGAGATTGAACGCACACACCGCCCAGGCTGGGTACATCAGGGAAGCAGTGCTGGAGACCGGCAGTATACCAGCCACAAGCGAAGCTTTATCCACGGAATAGCCGACCGGATAATCCGCGTAGAACAGGGCCAGCTTACCGAGCTTGAAAGCGTAGACAGACAGTCGTATACTGCATCTCGGATTAGGGTACGGGCTGATTCTTGTGTCCAGGACAACAGAATCTGGGGTGTCGGTGAAACTTAAGGGCTCCAAAACGAGGTGTCGGAGGTTCGAATCCTTCACGGCCCGCCAAAAATTTAATGGGTGTTCTCCAGAGGGTCATAACCTCTGGAGCTTTTTATGTGGGGTTCCCTTTGCGTTTGTGGGAAAAACGCGCCCGCAAGGCCTTCAAGCGCTCGCGCACCTTATCTTCCCAGCCCTCTCCGGTAGCCTGGTAGAGCTTTAGGCCCTCCAGTGCTTCGGGCAGGTACTGTTGGGCAAAGCTGCCCTCAGGGTCGTCGTGGTAGTAGGCGTAGCCCTTGCCGTAACCCAGCCGCTCCATGAGCGCAGTGGGGGCGTTGCGTAAGTGCAGGGGGATGGGTGCGTCGGGGTGCTTGCGGGCTGCGTTTTGGGCGTTTTTCCAGGCCACGTAGACGCTGTTGGACTTGGGAGCCAGGGCCAGGTAAACCACCAGTTCGGTCAGGGCCAGCTCGCCTTCGGGGGAACCCAGAAAATCGTAGGCGTCCTTGGCGGCCATCGCCAGGCGCAGGGCGTTGGGGTCGGCCAGGCCCACGTCCTCCAGGGCCATGCGGGCCAGTCGGCGGGCCAGGTACAACGGGTCGGCGCCGCCTTCAACCATGCGGGCCAGGTAGTAGAGGGCCGCGTCCACATGGTTGCCGCGCACCGACTTGTGCAGGGCCGAGATCAGGTCGTAGAAGTATTCGCCGCCCTTGTCGAAGTTGAGCGTGCCGCTGCCCAGAGCTTCGCGGGCCGTGGCCAGGGTAATGCGGCCTTCGCCCAGGCTGGCGGCGAGTTCCAGCGCCGACAGGGCCCGCCGTGCGTCGCCCATGGCGGCCTGGGCAATCAGGTTCAGGGCTTCTGGGTCGGCTCGGGCTTGCAGGCCTTCGGGGTGTTGCAGTGCGCGCTCCAGGAGCCTGCGGGTGGTTTCCTCGTCCAGGGGTTTGAGCAGGTAAACCCGGGCGCGGGAGCGCAGCGCCGGGTTCACCTCGAAGGAAGGGTTCTCGGTGGTGGCCCCAATCAGGGTCAGAAGACCCGACTCGACGTAGGGCAACAGCGCGTCCTGTTGCGACTTGTTGAAGCGGTGTATCTCGTCGAGGAAAAGCACCAGGCTGCCATTTGTCTGGGCTTTGGCCACCACTTCCTTGATGTCCTTGACTCCGGCGTTCACCGCCGAAAGCGCCACTATTTCCTGTCCTGCCCCCTGGGCCATCAGCCGGGCCAGGGTGGTTTTGCCGGTACCGGGCGGCCCCCACAGAATAAAGGAAGAAAGACGACGGGTCTCGGTCATCCGCCGCAAAGGTTTTCCTGGCCCGGTCAGGTGTTCCTGCCCCACCACTTCATCCAGGTTTGTTGGGCGTATCCGTTCGGCCAGAGGCGATATGCTCACAGCGTAATTGTACTAGAGCAGGGGGATAGCTGGTTGTGCTTGTTCAAAATCGATCCCCCAATACAGCGTCGCATTGCAGATGGCCGAACGTTGCGGAGAACACTTATGACACGGATCCCAAAACCGAGCGGGAACCCCTCTACCCCTGGGAGAGGGGCTGGGGCGAGGGAAGAAATGCGGCCTCTAGAGCATTGCCCTTCTCCGATGGTCATTCTTGGTAGGCCACCTGGGGCCATAGCCGTATGCTATGGGCTATGTGGTTATCACTGCTGCCCTGGGGTTTTGTCCTGTTGGGCCTGTTGCCTTTGTGGTTATTCCCCCGGCAAGAGAGCATTTATCCCGGTTTGGTGTTTTTGCTGGCCGCCCTGATTCTAGCTGCGGCTGCCAGCTTGTATGCCCGGGTGCCGCTGGGCCCACAGGTGCGCTTGTTTTGGGTGCTGGGCCTGGGCCTTATGAGCAATGTGCTGGCGGTGGCTGCCAGCCGCGACCTGGCCCAGGTACCCGAGGACGTGGTGGCGGTGGCGGCGGTGGCAAGCCTGATGGGGGGGGTGATGTTTTTGCTGGGGCTGTTTTTTTTGCTCAGGCGTGAGGTGCCGGGGTTGCCTTCTCCTATGCAGATGGGTTTTCGGCATGATGGGGGGGTTCTGCCTTATTCAGCTCTGCAAGTCTTGGCCCCAAGCCTCGAGACCCTCTCGGCGGTGCGACCGGTTACGCTCTTGTTGCTGCACACCCGCAGCGAGCAGCCTGGCACGGAACTGTTGCAGTTTCTGCGCCAGCCGGATATGGTGTTTGAGCTTAAGCCGGGTCAGTTCCTGATTGTGCTACAGGGCAGCAGCCTCGAGGGTGCCCAGGCGGTCTTCCGCCGTATCCGGCAGAACCTGGTGATACGGGCTTATGGCGTGCTACCCCTTCAAGGTAGGAGCCTCCAACAGGCGCTGGTGCAGCTCGAGGGGGAACTCGCACACTACTACCTGACCCAGCACTGATGCTTCAAACCCCATGCGCTGCGCTGGTTTACGCAGGGACACCGCGCGCTAGAAGGCCACCAGGCCCACCCGCTCCTCGAAGGCCCGCTCGAGGCCGCTCTTGCCCAAAACCTCGCCCAGCGCCCTGAAGAACACCTGGTAGTGTTCAATCCGTGCACTTTCGCCCATTAATCCCAGACGCAGCACCTTTCCGGCAGTGGGGCCAATGCCCCCGGCCACCGAGACCCCGCGGGCATAGAGCCCCTTGCGAATTTCGGCTTCGTGCAGGCCCTGGGGCGGGCGCACCACCAGCACCGTGGGCAGGCGGGCACCCTGGGCGGCGTAGGCGCTGAAACCCAGCTCTTCCAGCAGCGACAACACCGTGGCGTACATGGTTTCGGCGCGCTTTTGCCGCTCTTCCAGGCCTTCTTCCAGGGCCAGCTTGAGGGCCTCCTCGAGGGCGTAGTGCAGCAGCACCGGCGAGGTGCAGAAGTAGCCTTCCTGCTCCCAGTACACCGCTACCCGCGACAGGTCGGAGTACCAGCCCCGCACCTGGCCCAAGCACTCACGCCCGCGCTGTGAAAGGGCAAAAGGCGCCAGCCCAGGCGGGGCCGAGAGGCATTTCTGGCTGCCGGTAAAGGCATAGTCTATGCCGAGTTTTTGCATCGAAAGCGGCATCATGCCGGCGGTGGTGACCGCATCCAGCATAAAAAGCGCCCCGTGGGCCTGTACCAGAGCAGCAATCTCTTCGACCGGGTTGAGCACACCGGTGCTGGTCTCGCCGTGTACCAGGGCCACCAGCTTGTAGGGGCGGTGGTTTAGTTCCTCAGCTACAGCCTGGGGGTCAATGGGGTGGCCCGGCTCGGAGCGCAGCACCTTGTAGTCGAACTGATAGGCGTGGGCAATTTCCACCATGCGCTCGCCGAAGGTGCCGCTAACCAGCAGCAAAACCGCGTCCCCTTCGTCGGCCAGGTTGGTCAGGCCGGCTTCCATGCCCAGGCTGCCCGAACCGGGCATGGCAGCCAGCAGCGCACCCTGGCCCGGGTCGAACAAAACGTTAAGATACTCGCGGATGCGGCGGTTGGTGGCCAGCACCTCGGGGTCGAGGTGGCCGCGCATCTCTTTGGCCAGGGCGGTTTGCACCCTGGGGTGAATGGGGGTGGGGCCGGGCGTCAAGAGAACCATGCGTTTCCTCCAAACAAAAAGATTCTCCGCTGGGCAAACCCCTACGGCCTCTTCCGAAGAAGAGCGCCGTTAGAGGGTAGCTCGAGCGGAGAATCGCATCTGGCCTGAATATACAGGGGCATATGCGCTTTGTCAAAGCGCACGGCCCGAAGCCCTATAAAACTGTGGCCCTGGGCAAATCCAGGCGGTTTTTGGGTTTGCTGGTGTCCAAAGCCACAAGAAAAATACCTAAGCTTGGTAGACTAAACTTCGATGAACGATTACTACGCAACCCTGGGTGTCGACCGGAACGCGAGCGCCGATGAGATCAAACGGGCCTATCGCAAACTGGCGCTCCAGTACCACCCCGACAAAAACCCCGGCAACAAGGAAGCCGAGGAGAAGTTTAAGCAAATTAACGAGGCTTACGCGGTGCTTTCCGACCCCGAGAAAAGGGCCAACTACGACCGCTACGGTACTGCTACGCCGGGTGGACTGGGGGGCGCTGGGGGCAACTTTGGCGATATCTTCGATTTGTTCGAGCAGGTATTTGGTTTTCGCACGCCGGGGGGGCCGGGCCGTGCGCCCCGTGGTGAAGACCTCGAGGTCGAGGTCGAGATGGAACTGGTGGACGTGCTGTACGGCGCCGAGAAGCAAATTGAGTACGACCGCCTGGTACCCTGCGAAACCTGCCACGGGCAGGGGGGTAAGCGCCAGACCTGCCGCTCCTGTGGGGGCCGGGGCACGCTCGAGCAGGTTCAGCGCACTTTTTTTGGCAACATGGTGGCCCAGGTTCCCTGTACGGCCTGCCGGGGCCGGGGCTACACCCTATCCGAGACCTGCACGAGCTGCAAAGGTCAGGGCCGGGTGCGGCGTAAAGAGAAGATTCAGGTCAACATGCCAGCCGGCATAGACGAAAACCAGCTCCTGCGGGTTTCGGGCATGGGCAACCTGGGGCCGGGTGGGCCCGGTGACCTGTTCGTCCGCCCGCAGATTCAGCCCCACCCCCACCTCAGGCGCGAAGGCTCCAACCTGATTTACCAACTCAAGCTGGGGCTGGCCCAGGCTGCGCTGGGGGCCAAAGTGCATATACCGGGGCTGGAAGGGGAGCTCGAGCTCAGCGTACCCCCCGGCACCCACGACGGCGAAGTGTTCGAGCTCGAGGGCCAGGGTTTGCCCCACCCGGGCAGCCGCAGCCGGGGCAAGCTGCAGGTGATTACCCAGATTGCCGTGCCCACCCACCTGTCCAAAAAAGCCCGCGAGTTGCTGCGCCAATATGCCCATGAGGTGGGCGAAGAAGTTGCGCCCGAGGGCTTCTGGGACAAGGTGAAGCGGGTGTTTAGGGGGTAGTCCTGGTCACAACCCGATTGAGTTTTCGCGATCTTTGCTCCAGCGCCGAGGATTTTGTGCAATGTAATGGCGGCGGATGTTCAGTTCGTGTTCGTCTCGCAGGATGCGCTCGTAGTAGTTGGGTTGCCAGAAGTGGCCGTCGAACGGAGGCCAGCCCAGTTCCTTCACGCCCGTGATGTAGCGCCGTGTTGTCAGAGATTTGAACCGCCCCACAATGTCTGCCAACCGTAACCCCGTAGGGGCAGGCTCCCGTGCCTGCCCCATTGCTTGCCCCCGTGCCTGCTCCCGTGCTTGCCCCAATGCCTGCCCACCATCCCCCGGCAGCGATAGCGGGTTAACGGGGCAGGGTTGATTTGCCAGCGGGGGTTCGGGGTCAGGGCGGTCACGGGGGTCAGGGCGGTCACGGGGGTCAGGGCGGCCACAGGGGTCAGGGCGGCCACAGGGGTCAGGGCGGCCACAGGGGGCCGCCCTTACGGGGGTTTTTAGCACGATAATTCCGTGTATGTGATTTGGCATCACTACGAAGGCATCCACCTCTACGCCTGGGTAATGCGAGGGAATGGCCTCCCATAGGGCCAAAACCATCTTCCCAGCCGGGCTGAGGTAGACTTTCCCATCCGCCACCTCGCCCAATAAGCAGCGTCTTTGGTGGATGTTGATGGTCACGAAATAGGCCCCGGCCTGCGAATAGTCGTAACCCTTCAGTCGAATAGAACGGCGATGGTGTCTGTCGGGGTCGTAGGGCATTGCTTGGATAATACAAAAACCCTCCCCAGTAGCGGGGAGGGTCTGCACATTCTGTATCCTAGCGCACCTGCGGGAAGCCCAGATCCACCTTGCTGGTGCTGGGATCGGGCCAGCGGCTGGTCACCACCTTGGCCCGGGTGTAGAACTGCACCCCTTCGGGGCCGTACATGTGCAGGTCGCCAAACAGGCTGGCCTTCCAGCCGCCAAAGCTGTAGTAGGCCACCGGCACCGGGATGGGCACGTTGATGCCCACCATGCCGGCCTCCACGTCGAACTGGAACTGCCGGGCCGCCCCACCGTCGCGGGTGAAGATGGCTGTACCGTTGCCGTAGGGGTGGTCGTTGATGAGCTTGAGGGCCTCGTCGTAGGTTTTGACCCGCACCACGCTGAGCACCGGGCCAAAAATCTCGTCGTCGTAGCATTTCATGCCGGGCTTAACCTGGTCCAGCAGGCTGGCACCTAAGAAAAAGCCTTCGGACTGGGCGACGGGGTCCTGCCGCCCGTCCACCACCACGGTGGCCCCTTCCCTGGGGGCGTTTTCAATATAAGAGGCCACCTTGTCGCGGTGTTCGCGGGTAATCAGGGGGCCCATCTCCACACCTTCCTCGAGGCCTGGCCCCACCTTGATTTTGGGCATCCGCTCCCGGATGGCGGCAATTAGCGCGTCGGCGGTTGGGTCGCCTACCGCCACCACCACCGAGATGGCCATGCAGCGCTCGCCCGCCGAGCCGTAGGCCGCACTCACCGCGGCGTCGGCGGCCATGCCGATATCGGCGTCGGGCAGCACCACCATATGGTTCTTGGCCCCGCCCAGGGCCTGCACCCGCTTGCCGTTTTTGGTTCCGGTCTGGTAGATGTATTTGGCCACCGGGGTAGAGCCCACAAAACTAACGGCCTTGATATCGGGGTGCTCCAGAATGCGGTCCACCGCCGCCTTGTCACCCTGCACCACGTTGAACACCCCATCGGGTAGACCGGCTTGCTGCAAGAGTTCGGCCAGGTAAAGGCTTACGGAGGGGTCTTTTTCCGAGGGTTTCAGAATGAAAGTGTTGCCACAAGCGATGGCATTGGCAAACATCCACATGGGCACCATGGCGGGAAAGTTGAAGGGCGTGATGCCCGCCACCACCCCCAGCGGCTGGCGAATCTGGTACACGTCCACCCCCCGGCTGGCCTGCTCGGAATAGCCACCTTTCAAGAGGTGAGGGATGCCAGTAGCAAACTCGATATTTTCCAGGCCCCGCGCCACTTCGCCCAGGGCGTCGGGGAGGGTCTTGCCGTGCTCGAGGGTAATCAGCTCGGCAATTTTGCGGCGGTTCTGGTCC
This genomic window from Meiothermus cerbereus DSM 11376 contains:
- a CDS encoding restriction endonuclease subunit S; translated protein: MSEVQAALFGTEAEPKTQELPELPMGWAWARLNEVSRINPGLEIPPEQLPDDLEVSFVPMKAIEEESGRIYTGDVRPIRQVRKGYTAFVEGDILFAKITPCMENGKIAVARNLHNGIGFGTTELHVVRPESGIDAQYLFYFLVRQDYRTQAAHSMTGTAGQLRVPADFLRSSFLPLPPLNEQRRIVEKLEELLSDLDAGVATLRQALAKLKRYRQAVLKAAVEGELSREWREANKDRLEPASKLLERILAERRDRSSGSKKYRELEPPNTSELPELPEGWVWASVEQVGHVQLGRQRSPKNRSKDYPTPYIRAANITEKGLDLSDVLDMEFTPQELEVYRLLPGDIVLSEASGSPDQVGKPAIWGGEIENCCFQNTVIRLRPALISSQYLLAVFRSYYVTGVFARIAGGVGINHLSAGKFARIAIPIAPYEEQAYIVAEVDRRLSEADRLEATLQANLKRAERLRQAILKKAFSGELVPQDPNDEPASVLLERIRASRAQAPKKGKRKQ
- a CDS encoding HsdM family class I SAM-dependent methyltransferase → MSAAASVLVQKVWNYAHVLRDDGVSYGDYLEQITLLVFLKMAQERLEINQALGEEVRPIVPEEYSWPVLVKLDGAALESYYRSVLESLGRGGGMLGTIFKKAQNKIQDPAKLKRLISLIDGERWMALDVDVKGEIYEGLLERNARDIKSGAGQYFTPRPLIRAMVEVTRPRLGWKIADPACGTAGFLVAAFEYIAKHNPLMNREERRILREEMFYGADIVDGVVRLAAMNMYLHGIGTDEKALVEARDSLASEPSERYDLVLTNPPFGKKSSIRVINERGEEEREALTYERQDFWATTSNKQLNFVQHIHSMLKVGGTAAIVVPDNVLFEGGAGETVRRKLLQTCDVHTLLRLPTGIFYAQGVKANVLFLEKKPGSEKPWTKQLWVYDLRTNQHFTLKENPLEYHHLLDFIACYKPGEIHKREPTERFRCFSYEELMQRDKVNLDIFWLKDESLEESENLPAPEVLAQEIVEDLQSALEAFSGIAEALEP
- a CDS encoding excisionase family DNA-binding protein; amino-acid sequence: MYYTTGQAAKLLGVPRETVQAWVKSGKVPHIRWGNRRLVDHESLQLLERIVQGKRQAESIAN
- a CDS encoding replication-associated recombination protein A yields the protein MSPLAERIRPTNLDEVVGQEHLTGPGKPLRRMTETRRLSSFILWGPPGTGKTTLARLMAQGAGQEIVALSAVNAGVKDIKEVVAKAQTNGSLVLFLDEIHRFNKSQQDALLPYVESGLLTLIGATTENPSFEVNPALRSRARVYLLKPLDEETTRRLLERALQHPEGLQARADPEALNLIAQAAMGDARRALSALELAASLGEGRITLATAREALGSGTLNFDKGGEYFYDLISALHKSVRGNHVDAALYYLARMVEGGADPLYLARRLARMALEDVGLADPNALRLAMAAKDAYDFLGSPEGELALTELVVYLALAPKSNSVYVAWKNAQNAARKHPDAPIPLHLRNAPTALMERLGYGKGYAYYHDDPEGSFAQQYLPEALEGLKLYQATGEGWEDKVRERLKALRARFSHKRKGNPT
- a CDS encoding diguanylate cyclase, translating into MWLSLLPWGFVLLGLLPLWLFPRQESIYPGLVFLLAALILAAAASLYARVPLGPQVRLFWVLGLGLMSNVLAVAASRDLAQVPEDVVAVAAVASLMGGVMFLLGLFFLLRREVPGLPSPMQMGFRHDGGVLPYSALQVLAPSLETLSAVRPVTLLLLHTRSEQPGTELLQFLRQPDMVFELKPGQFLIVLQGSSLEGAQAVFRRIRQNLVIRAYGVLPLQGRSLQQALVQLEGELAHYYLTQH
- a CDS encoding pyridoxal-phosphate-dependent aminotransferase family protein, which encodes MVLLTPGPTPIHPRVQTALAKEMRGHLDPEVLATNRRIREYLNVLFDPGQGALLAAMPGSGSLGMEAGLTNLADEGDAVLLLVSGTFGERMVEIAHAYQFDYKVLRSEPGHPIDPQAVAEELNHRPYKLVALVHGETSTGVLNPVEEIAALVQAHGALFMLDAVTTAGMMPLSMQKLGIDYAFTGSQKCLSAPPGLAPFALSQRGRECLGQVRGWYSDLSRVAVYWEQEGYFCTSPVLLHYALEEALKLALEEGLEERQKRAETMYATVLSLLEELGFSAYAAQGARLPTVLVVRPPQGLHEAEIRKGLYARGVSVAGGIGPTAGKVLRLGLMGESARIEHYQVFFRALGEVLGKSGLERAFEERVGLVAF
- the dnaJ gene encoding molecular chaperone DnaJ, with the translated sequence MNDYYATLGVDRNASADEIKRAYRKLALQYHPDKNPGNKEAEEKFKQINEAYAVLSDPEKRANYDRYGTATPGGLGGAGGNFGDIFDLFEQVFGFRTPGGPGRAPRGEDLEVEVEMELVDVLYGAEKQIEYDRLVPCETCHGQGGKRQTCRSCGGRGTLEQVQRTFFGNMVAQVPCTACRGRGYTLSETCTSCKGQGRVRRKEKIQVNMPAGIDENQLLRVSGMGNLGPGGPGDLFVRPQIQPHPHLRREGSNLIYQLKLGLAQAALGAKVHIPGLEGELELSVPPGTHDGEVFELEGQGLPHPGSRSRGKLQVITQIAVPTHLSKKARELLRQYAHEVGEEVAPEGFWDKVKRVFRG
- a CDS encoding transposase, coding for MPYDPDRHHRRSIRLKGYDYSQAGAYFVTINIHQRRCLLGEVADGKVYLSPAGKMVLALWEAIPSHYPGVEVDAFVVMPNHIHGIIVLKTPVRAAPCGRPDPCGRPDPCGRPDPRDRPDPRDRPDPEPPLANQPCPVNPLSLPGDGGQALGQAREQARGQAMGQAREPAPTGLRLADIVGRFKSLTTRRYITGVKELGWPPFDGHFWQPNYYERILRDEHELNIRRHYIAQNPRRWSKDRENSIGL
- a CDS encoding CoA-acylating methylmalonate-semialdehyde dehydrogenase; translated protein: MAVKEPQVTLKRVSHWIGGKLVEGQSGRSGIVWNPATGQQQATVDFASVEELDGAVAVAKEAFKSWRQTPLSRRAEIMFKFRDLVDQNRRKIAELITLEHGKTLPDALGEVARGLENIEFATGIPHLLKGGYSEQASRGVDVYQIRQPLGVVAGITPFNFPAMVPMWMFANAIACGNTFILKPSEKDPSVSLYLAELLQQAGLPDGVFNVVQGDKAAVDRILEHPDIKAVSFVGSTPVAKYIYQTGTKNGKRVQALGGAKNHMVVLPDADIGMAADAAVSAAYGSAGERCMAISVVVAVGDPTADALIAAIRERMPKIKVGPGLEEGVEMGPLITREHRDKVASYIENAPREGATVVVDGRQDPVAQSEGFFLGASLLDQVKPGMKCYDDEIFGPVLSVVRVKTYDEALKLINDHPYGNGTAIFTRDGGAARQFQFDVEAGMVGINVPIPVPVAYYSFGGWKASLFGDLHMYGPEGVQFYTRAKVVTSRWPDPSTSKVDLGFPQVR